A genome region from Carya illinoinensis cultivar Pawnee chromosome 2, C.illinoinensisPawnee_v1, whole genome shotgun sequence includes the following:
- the LOC122296326 gene encoding uncharacterized protein LOC122296326 produces MKKASVSSQNLGVFQSLGATSNRDENAGGQKSWSSERLLLPGKSSQRHLSAASLMPLNNRRALPSKWEDAERWICSPVSGQRIGQISHSQPQKRPKSKSGPIMPAGVVCYANYSPAMEGLEDGSTVRSFLVGPPFSAGVLVADDGLFARYGKGEVGQSHLADAKNSGVQIQSASLPGWSELLLSEPSLSGSQDEKLDGAKQTMDSCAVLRQDMATRVSHKGGINSSPRGVSSTPSFPSILETHGDSSAKVEVRNMQVDKPAKFISWSKGQIPNTTQKRSPRFKDFNNSMEAQASSWNISEEEIMSTSKLLREEAKITAWEKLQKEKAEAAIRKLEVKLEKKRSSSMDNILNKLSMAEMKAQKMRSALSNHEGYQIPKTSRKGVSLRKLVRMGSFKRCFTSGHAF; encoded by the exons ATGAAGAAAGCCTCTGTTTCTTCCCAAAATTTAGGTGTATTCCAAAGCCTGGGAGCTACTAGTAACCGTGATGAAAATGCTGGGGGCCAAAAGAGTTGGAGCTCTGAACGACTATTATTGCCAGGTAAAAGCAGCCAGAGGCACCTAAGTGCTGCATCTCTGATGCCACTCAATAACCGAAGGGCATTGCCTTCAAAGTGGGAGGATGCCGAGAGGTGGATTTGTAGCCCAGTTTCAGGACAGAGGATCGGTCAAATTTCACATTCCCAGCCTCAAAAGCGGCCTAAATCCAAGAGTGGTCCAATAATGCCTGCAGGGGTTGTGTGCTATGCAAATTATTCGCCTGCAATGGAGGGGCTTGAAGATGGCAGTACTGTGAGGAGTTTCCTGGTGGGCCCTCCTTTTTCAGCTGGAGTACTGGTTGCAGATGATGGCCTCTTTGCTCGATATGGCAAAGGTGAGGTAGGACAGTCTCATCTTGCGGATGCTAAGAACAGTGGGGTACAAATACAATCAGCTTCTTTGCCCGGGTGGTCGGAGTTGTTGTTGAGTGAACCATCCTTGTCTGGCTCTCAAG ATGAGAAACTGGATGGAGCTAAGCAGACCATGGATTCTTGTGCGGTTTTGCGACAAGATATGGCTACCCGAGTGAGCCATAAGGGTGGCATCAACTCATCTCCAAGGGGTGTTTCTTCAACTCCATCGTTTCCATCTATATTGGAAACACATGGCGACAGTTCCGCAAAAGTTGAAGTCAGGAATATGCAGGTTGACAAACCTGCCAAATTTATTAGTTGGTCTAAAGGACAAATACCCAATACAACTCAGAAAAGGTCTCCACGTTTTAAAGACTTCAATAATTCTATGGAAGCTCAAGCTTCATCTTGGAATATCTCAGAGGAAGAAATTATGAGCACTTCAAA GTTGCTAAGAGAGGAAGCCAAGATCACTGCATGGGAAAAATTGCAGAAAGAAAAAGCTGAAGCAGCAATACGAAAACTTGAG GTGAAATTAGAGAAGAAGAGATCATCATCAATGGATAATATCTTAAACAAGCTGAGCATGGCAGAGATGAAGGCCCAGAAGATGAGAAGCGCATTGTCAAACCACGAAGGATATCAGATTCCCAAGACTTCCCGCAAGGGTGTTTCCTTGAGAAAGCTGGTGCGAATGGGTTCCTTCAAGCGCTGCTTTACCTCCGGCCATGCGTTCTAA